In Mesorhizobium sp. M9A.F.Ca.ET.002.03.1.2, the DNA window CGACGGATAGTTCCCGCTCCAGCGCCTCAGGCTTCAGCCGCGCCGCCTTCTGGTTGCGCTGCAGATCCTCGATCAATGGCGCCAGCGGCGTGTCGGGGGGAATTTCGCCGACGTCCGCGCCCAGAAGTAGCTCGGCCTCTACCAGCGCCCAGAGCAACGCTTCGCCATTGAACAAGGCCGCGACCGACGCGTCGCGCAATTCCTCGAACCCGGGCTTCGGCCGCTCGCGAATTGCGGCGAGCGTGCGGGCGAGCCGCTCGGCTTCGATCAATGATGCGGTCGAGACCAGGTGGCCCTTTGCCCGCAGCACCGCCGCGATCATCGCAAGCCACAGGGTTGCTGCATCACTGCGGCCGCGGGTGCGCCAGAGATGCTTGCACCAACCGGGTGCGACGACGCCCGCGCCATAGCCGTATCCCAGCGCCAGCCGCGGTCCCGTCCACGGCGCCCATGTCATCGTGCTCTTGCGCCGGGCAATTCCCTTGATCAGGGCTTGATCGTTTTTTTGTGTGTGGGCTGCCTGCAGTGCCGGCACGTGCCATGCACCGCAGACGACAGCGATCGGCCCGTCGAACTCCTTGCGCGCCGCCGCGATCTCAAGCCGCATATGCGCTTCGCGTTTGGCTTCGAACTGCGCAATCGGACCTTCGCCGTCCCGCAGCGTCGTCATCGCGTCGGCGATGGCGACGAATATGGGGCCGGGTTCAGGGTTCTGCTCGATGATATCCGACCACCAGCTTTCGCCGTCCTCATAACCGGCGGCTTGTGCCAGTATACCTATCGGGTCACGCAGATCCGGAGCCGCATCAATGGTGTTCTCACTCGCTTCATCCGCTTCGCCAGCCTTTTTGACGCCGTCTGCAGCCATGAACCGCGCTGACGACGGGAGATCGATGAAGCGCAACGCCGCTTTGTTGCCGACAGCCCAGAGGGCCGCCTGATATTCTGGCGAGAATTCGGCGAAGGGCCAGAAACTTGTCGAAGCCGGATCATCCTCCGGATAGCAAAGCAGTGCGACCGGCGGCTGCATTTCCGAGCGGGCCAGCAAGGGCAGCAGCGCGGACGCATCGATCGGCCCCTCGATCAGCACGGCGACCGGTTGCAAATCCTGCAACGCCTGCACCAGGCTGTCGGCGGAGCCCGGCCCGTGATGGCGTATGCCGAAATAGGCGACGTCGCTATGCCCCATGGCGTCAGATCGCTGCGTTCAAGGCCGCGTAATAGCCTGCGTAGTCGGGCCGCTTCTTGAGCACTGTTTCCAGATATTCCTCCAGCACCGCCTTGTCTTGGACCGGATCTTTCACGATCGCGCCGACAAGGCTGGCGGCGAGACCTTCGGCGCCGAGCTTGCCGCTGTCGAACCACGCCGCCTGGCTCAGGCCGCCAACCATCGTCGCGATCGCCTCTGCGGTCGACAGCGAGCCCGAAGGCGTCTTCAGCGTCACCTTGCCGTCGGCAGTCGCACCGGACCGCAATTCGCGGAAGATGGTCAGCACGCGGGCGATCTCTTCGCCGACATTTTTCGGCACCGGCAAGTCGAGCCCGCCCGCCATCTCATCGACCCGTTTGGAGACGATCGCCACCTCTTCCGCCATGTCTTCCGGCAATGGCAGCACCACGACGTTGAAGCGACGCTTGAGCGCCGAGGAAAGTTCATTCACACCTTTGTCCCGGTTGTTTGCCGTGGCGATAATGTTGAAGCCGCGCTGGGCATAGATCGATGTGTTCAATTCCGGGATCGGCATCATCTTTTCGGACAGCACGGTGATCAGCGTATCCTGCACGTCCGAGCCCATGCGCGTCAGTTCTTCGAGGCGGCACAGCTTGCCGGTCTGCATGGCGCGGTAGAGCGGCGTCGGCACCAATGCTTCCTGGCTCGGGCCCTTTGCCAGAAGCTGCGCATAGTTCCAGCCATAACGGATCTGGTTCTCGTCGGTGCCGGCCGTGCACTGCACGATCAGCGTCGAGTCGCCCATGATGGCGGCGGCGAGATGTTCCGACACCCAGGACTTGGCCGTTCCGGGAACGCCGAGCAGCAACAGCGCGCGGTCGGTGGCGAGCGTTGCCACCGCGGTCTCCATCAGTCGGCGGCGACCGACATATTTCGACGTTATCAGCGTGCCGTCGCCAGCCTTTCCGCCCAGCAGATAGGTCAGCACAGCCTGTGGCGAGAGGCTCCAGCCGGCAGGCTTTTGCCTGTCGTCACCGCGTGCCAGCGCCTGCAATTCAGAGGCATAGGCCTGCTCGACCGGGAGACGGATGGCAGCATTCATATGTATTCTCCGGATTGATCATGTGTCGGTTCTGGGCTGATGTTCGGCCAGCGCTGCATTGAGACGCAGGAGGCCGAGTGATGGGGCCGCGGGCGGCATGCCGGCCGCGACGACCTCGTCGATCAATTTTACTGCTGTGGTCGCGGTGGCAAGGAAGCCGATCGTTTCCAGGATATCGTCGGCGCCCCGGCGCATGGCCTCGTCGTTTCCCGCAACGGCGGAACGCAATGCCGAAAGAGCTGACCCATTCGAAAGGTCGTCCCACGCCACCCAGCCAGCATCAAGGCCTTCCGCCAGATTGATCGCGCCAAGGTAATTTGCCTGCTTGAGGATCAGCCGGACGAGAGTTCGTTTTCTGCGGCCGTCCAGGCGCGGCGTGAGGTGCAGTGCGAACAGCGCTGGTTTGCCGCCATCGGCGACAAGTGCGTCCGCCATATGCGTCACCGCAGCGTCGCTCCCTGAAGCGGCGACCATTCGTGCGATCAGGATGTCGGCATTGTTGTCGGCGCCGAATTGCCAGGCTCCTAGGAATTCTGATTCGGTGGTGTCGAACCGCGCGGCAAGGTCGCCCAGGTTGCAGATCTCGAACAGTTCGGCGCGACGGGGTTCCTGCGCCGGCGATTTCAATTTCGCGGGCGTATAGATGTTGCGGCGGCGGATGAAGCCGGATTTGCCTTCGCTGATGAAGGCGGCGAGTTCAGCTGCGGGATCATCCGGTCCGCCATCGTTTGAGCGGCCGTACTCCCCCAGCCTTGCCAGCAGCCGGTCGGCCAGTTCGCGCACCTTGCCGGACCTGTCGGCGGAGAGGCTTTTAAGGAACGGCGCATCCTCGGCGCCCAGGCCGAAGCGCATGAGTTCGACGAGCGCAAGCCTGACCTCGGCGGGCTCGCCCGATGCCTTGGCCTCGATCAGCATTCGAGCCGAAGCCGGTTCACTGTGGCGCATGTCTGCCAGCACGATGCGTCGCGCGGCGGGATAGAACTCATCCCAATTTTCCGCCGTCAGTCTCTCTTGCGGGGCACGTCTCTCCCCGTCCACGCTTGCTTGCCAGTCGATCCAGGGAGCGTAGACGTCCGGACTGTTCTGGTCCGACGCGGCGGGCATCCAGTCCATGGGATGGAGCACAAAGCCGCGGCTGGCGACAAGCGTTACCACGCGCGTTTTGCGCCTCGCGTCAATGGCGTGTTTCAGAGCGGCTCTCAGCAGCGGTCGCAATCGCTCCGGCAGCATTGGGAGCGCAAGCTTGGGCAGCAGCGGCCGGCGCTTGAGTGTCTTCGGCGCCGCAGGCCGAAGGGCGACGTCGAGCGCTTGTGCCGCGATTGCCAGGAGCCGGCGCTCCTGCTCGTCGGGACTTGCACCGCCGGCGATTGTCTTCCAGGCAGTCGGAGCCAGATCGAAAGTGGCTCCGCCGGTGATCCAGCAATCGCGCATTGTCGCCAGGCCTGTTTGCTCGCCCTCGTTCACGACAGGTCAAGCCTCCCGAACCCGCTTTGAGCGGCCAGAAGGTCAAGCCGGGCGCCATCCCAGAGCGCTGCCGTGGCCGTAAGGTCGAGGCCGAGCAATGTTTGGTTGACAGCGCCGGCGATCGGCAAGGCGATACCTTGCGGATCGTCCGCAGCCTGCCACCAGCCTGTGCCCCGGTCATCGACCAGGACTGCACCGGCCGGCAGCATGAGAGGACAATCGGTAGTCCAAGGCGCGGCGTCCTGATGGGAAGCATGCGTGGCGAGTGGGTCCTTGGCAGCGTCAAAGGTGAAATCAGGCCACGCGCCGGACATCACTTCGCCCATGCGCTCCGCCACCAGCGCGCGCAGCGGCTTGCGTGATGGATAGAAGACCAGCCGGGCATCGAAACGATCGCCCGGAGCAAAAGCGTTCGACCGGCGTCCGGCAGAAGCTGGAAAATAATCGAGCAGCACGGCAAATTGCGGGGTAGTGCTCTTCAGATCGAGCAGCCAGGTCGAATGACTGACGAGACCGTCGCGGCGGCTCTCGATCTTCTCGCCCAGAACTTCCCAGAAGCTTTCGACCTGTCTTGCATCGGGATTGGCCAGAACCTGTTCGCGGGTTTCAGACGTCGATATGAGGCGCTTCAACTCGGGGTCGTCGGGCGCCGACCGCCACGCCTTGGCCAGCAGCACAAGCTTGCCGAGTTCGCGGATCGCCGCATCCGGTCTTTCTTCGCTGCGCAGCGCCATCAGCCGCGATGGGATCTCGTCGATGCGACCGGCAAGCGCGGTTGCCTTCATGTCGACCAGCCGCGCGGCAATCCGGCGGCAACGGTCGCTGCTGGCAGCGACAAACCCGGAAAGACCAAGCCGCAACTGGTCGGCGATCCATTGATCGAGCTCGTCGAGCGCCGCCGACACTGCTTGCCGTGTGTCTTCTGCCCGCTTGCGCTGCGCTGCCTCGCGACGCTCCACAGCCGCAAGGTCTTCGACGGCGGCACTTTCGTCCGTCCGTGTGGCCTCATCAATGCTCTTGGCTGCCGCGCCGGGTGTCGATTGCGCTGGCGGTGGCGTCGTCCTCCTGCGCCGGCCAAGCCAGTCATTCACCCATTCCGGCGTGGATTCAGCCGCGGCAAAACTGGCTGGCGCAGTGGCGGCAATCCACATCAGGGCCAGCGTGTGCTTGCACGGGAATTTTCGCGACGGGCAGGTGCATTTGTAGCCGTGATCGCCAGTGTCGACCACCACCCGATAGGGATTGGAGCCGGAGCCCTGGCATTCACCCCAGATGAGCGCCTGCTGCTCATTCTTTTCGAGCCGCGGCCAGTTCGATCGCTTGGTCAGCTTGGAGGCGGCGCTCAGCGACGCCTGATCGGGCGCAAGCGCCTCGATGGTTTTCAAATCGAATTCCAAGCCGCGCCTCTTGTGACTCGAACCAAACGCCTGTCGCCAGGATAGACAGCCGTTTGTGAAGAATTATTATAGCTCCCGCGAAGGGAAGAACGATACTTCTCGGCTCCTGTCCTTATGTGCCCGAATTCGCCTGATCCGCAAGCGATGTCACCATTCGGCAGGCAGAGCATTTCCAGCAAAAACCCGGCGTTTGGCGTCGGCAGACCAGTTATGCGTTCCGTAGACGGGAGCAGGCCTTGGCGGCCCAGAGGGCGTCAGCCTCTGCCCTTCAGGAACTCGATCACCATCGCAGCAGTCCAGGTGAAACGGTCGCCGCCGAGCGGTTCGCCGCTGAGCGGATCGTAATATTCGGCAAAA includes these proteins:
- a CDS encoding SWIM zinc finger family protein, which codes for MEFDLKTIEALAPDQASLSAASKLTKRSNWPRLEKNEQQALIWGECQGSGSNPYRVVVDTGDHGYKCTCPSRKFPCKHTLALMWIAATAPASFAAAESTPEWVNDWLGRRRRTTPPPAQSTPGAAAKSIDEATRTDESAAVEDLAAVERREAAQRKRAEDTRQAVSAALDELDQWIADQLRLGLSGFVAASSDRCRRIAARLVDMKATALAGRIDEIPSRLMALRSEERPDAAIRELGKLVLLAKAWRSAPDDPELKRLISTSETREQVLANPDARQVESFWEVLGEKIESRRDGLVSHSTWLLDLKSTTPQFAVLLDYFPASAGRRSNAFAPGDRFDARLVFYPSRKPLRALVAERMGEVMSGAWPDFTFDAAKDPLATHASHQDAAPWTTDCPLMLPAGAVLVDDRGTGWWQAADDPQGIALPIAGAVNQTLLGLDLTATAALWDGARLDLLAAQSGFGRLDLS
- a CDS encoding DUF5682 family protein, whose product is MGHSDVAYFGIRHHGPGSADSLVQALQDLQPVAVLIEGPIDASALLPLLARSEMQPPVALLCYPEDDPASTSFWPFAEFSPEYQAALWAVGNKAALRFIDLPSSARFMAADGVKKAGEADEASENTIDAAPDLRDPIGILAQAAGYEDGESWWSDIIEQNPEPGPIFVAIADAMTTLRDGEGPIAQFEAKREAHMRLEIAAARKEFDGPIAVVCGAWHVPALQAAHTQKNDQALIKGIARRKSTMTWAPWTGPRLALGYGYGAGVVAPGWCKHLWRTRGRSDAATLWLAMIAAVLRAKGHLVSTASLIEAERLARTLAAIRERPKPGFEELRDASVAALFNGEALLWALVEAELLLGADVGEIPPDTPLAPLIEDLQRNQKAARLKPEALERELSVDLRSDSGLFRSTLLHRLNVLGVHWGKLTDAGRSRGTFRERWTLAWEPEYAVRLVENLIYGPTIEKAANGRLIQMIEAAATLDTLAALVQGAVTAGLSEASTAGLAALEARAARSSECLEILASVPPLADIIRYGEARKTETNRLSGLMERLIVEGAIALAYAARDLDEQAATTLVGAMRKADEAIRLVEPGEDVLSGWRNGLAAVLEGPRSTALPAGCAAHLLYEAGHLSADAAAGLLGRRLSPGTPVTEAAGFFEGFFSTAGQRLIYDEGLRGAVDSWLKSLDEDAFIAHLPLLRRVFSNLDSMERRRLIEAVLGRAARLPAGLTPTPDGGEAWRRHLHLLGPLLTGGDGNG
- a CDS encoding AAA family ATPase, with amino-acid sequence MNAAIRLPVEQAYASELQALARGDDRQKPAGWSLSPQAVLTYLLGGKAGDGTLITSKYVGRRRLMETAVATLATDRALLLLGVPGTAKSWVSEHLAAAIMGDSTLIVQCTAGTDENQIRYGWNYAQLLAKGPSQEALVPTPLYRAMQTGKLCRLEELTRMGSDVQDTLITVLSEKMMPIPELNTSIYAQRGFNIIATANNRDKGVNELSSALKRRFNVVVLPLPEDMAEEVAIVSKRVDEMAGGLDLPVPKNVGEEIARVLTIFRELRSGATADGKVTLKTPSGSLSTAEAIATMVGGLSQAAWFDSGKLGAEGLAASLVGAIVKDPVQDKAVLEEYLETVLKKRPDYAGYYAALNAAI
- a CDS encoding DUF5691 domain-containing protein — protein: MNEGEQTGLATMRDCWITGGATFDLAPTAWKTIAGGASPDEQERRLLAIAAQALDVALRPAAPKTLKRRPLLPKLALPMLPERLRPLLRAALKHAIDARRKTRVVTLVASRGFVLHPMDWMPAASDQNSPDVYAPWIDWQASVDGERRAPQERLTAENWDEFYPAARRIVLADMRHSEPASARMLIEAKASGEPAEVRLALVELMRFGLGAEDAPFLKSLSADRSGKVRELADRLLARLGEYGRSNDGGPDDPAAELAAFISEGKSGFIRRRNIYTPAKLKSPAQEPRRAELFEICNLGDLAARFDTTESEFLGAWQFGADNNADILIARMVAASGSDAAVTHMADALVADGGKPALFALHLTPRLDGRRKRTLVRLILKQANYLGAINLAEGLDAGWVAWDDLSNGSALSALRSAVAGNDEAMRRGADDILETIGFLATATTAVKLIDEVVAAGMPPAAPSLGLLRLNAALAEHQPRTDT